ATCGTATTGATGTTATTCACATAAGAATGGACATTCTCTGAATACGTATCGTTATATTGTAAAGCCAGTTCAACAGGGATACCTTGTTTCACGCCTTCAACATAAATTGGTTCAGGAATCAACGACTGACGGTTACCATCTAAAAATTTCACAAACTCTTTCAGACCACCCTCTGAATAGAATGTTTCTTTCTTTTCAGAACCGTCTTCATTAGTCTCCCGCTCATCATTCAACGTCAAACTCACACCTTTATTTAAAAATGCAAGTTCACGAAGACGATTTGCCAATGTATCGTAATTATAAACAGTAGTCTGCGTGAAAATTGTCGCATCTGGGTGGAACGTTACAATAGTACCCGTCTTATCAGAAACACCAACTTCTTTCACATCATACAAAGGTTTACCAATTTGGTACTCCTGCTGGTAGATCTTTCCATCGCGATGAACCTCGGCCTTCAAAAGGGTAGACAGGGCATTCACACAGGAAACCCCAACACCATGCAGACCGCCAGAAACCTTGTATGTATCTTTATCAAATTTACCTCCGGCGTGCAATACTGTCATTACAAGCTCTAGTGCTGATTTATTCTCTTTTTTGTTGATCCCTGTAGGAATACCCCGACCGTTATCCCGGACAGAAATCGAGTTATCTTTATGGATAGTAACAAAGATATCTGTACAATATCCTGCTACAGCTTCATCGATTGAATTATCAACAACCTCGTATACCAAATGGTGCAATCCTTTTACACCGGTGTCACCGATATACATGGATGGACGCTTACGAACCGCTTCTAAACCCTCTAATACCTGAATATTATCGGCCGAATAGGTGGATGCATTCTTATTTTCTTCGCTCATTGAAAACCTCTTAAATGTAATATTCAAAAATACGAAATTTTGGCCGATTTATCAAGTCCGTGAACAAGTATTGAACCTATATTCCGAATTATAATACACAGGATAATTTTACTTTTTTATTACTAAAAACTAGAATTTCGATTTTTTTATGTTAGGTTTGTTTTCAGTAATAATTTGCAAATAACAAAAAAATGAACACTATATTTTCAATTGTATCGAAAGTTTCCTTTGGCCTTTTATTGGTTGGAACTATTGCATCATGTAACCAAGGTGCAAAAACAGCAAACGAACCTGCAAAAAATGATTCCAATACGGTAAGCAAGGAGAGCCAGGGAAGTAACAAAGATAAAATCGTCTATTTAAACTCGGATTCACTTTCTGAAAAATATCAATATTTTAAGGATATTAAATCAAAGCTTGAAAACAAGGTAAAGAAAGCACAAACGGATCTGCAATCTAAAAGCACTGCATTCCAACGCGAAGTTGCCGAATATCAAAAAAATGCAGCTACAATGTCTGCACCTGATAGACAAGCTACTGAACAAAAACTGGCACGTAAACAAGATGAGCTTGCCCGCCTAGATCAAACAGCTTCTTCCTCTATTGCGAAAGACGAGTCTGAAGAGTTCAACAATGTTTATAATAAAATTACCGAATTCCTGAAAAAACATGCTGCAGAAAATGGTTACAAGTTGGTATTGACTTATTCGAAAACCAACCCTACCGTATTATATGCTGATCCTTCTTTGGAAATTACCAACGAGGTAATCAAACAACTAAATGAAGAATATAAATCTTCAAACAAATAGAAGATCATAATAATTTAGGAAAGCCATCAACTGAGTTGATGGCTTTTTTTATTTTCTTTCTTATCTTGTCCTTACTAAAATTAGATTTATGGTCAGAACGATTGTTGAAAAGGAAATCGCAAACTACGAATGGATAGATATAGCTGAGCCAACCTCAGAAGACTTCACCTTCATCAAAGAGCGCTTCAATTTGAATGAAGCCTCGATCAAGGACTCCAAAGAACCAGAACATCTACCGAAAATTGAAGAATTTGAGAATTATACCTTTGTTATTCTCCGTGTCATGTCGGACAATTTCAAAGAAAATTCAGACAGTATCGGAGAAGTCACCGACCGCCTGACCATCTTCTACGGAAGCGATTTTGTGATTACTGTGCACAAACGTCGCATCGAATTTTTAGAAAAACTCAAGAACATTGAATTTACGTCCATCAAGACAAAAAATAGCCGTAAACTGGCTGTATTTATCACGACTGCGGCTGTATTCACCTTTAGTCAAACTTTAGAGCAACTTTCAACACGCATCGATGCATACGAAGAATTGATATTCCTCAAACGCATGAAACAACAGCCCATACTGAAAAACCTCTATTTTATCAAAAGGCAGATTGATGTTGCACGAAAGGTCATCTTTCTCTACAGAGAGGTCGTTGAGCATTTTCATTCCTCGTCCAAAAAAGATGTGTACACCCGCGATTTAAAAGATCTCCAAGTCCGGACATCAACCTTGTACGAAAACTTATCGGAAAATGTAGCGCAACTACTGAATGTGTATTTCAATATCTCGTCTAATCACACCAATGAGATTATGCGCATCCTAACGATTTTTTCCGTATTTTTTATGCCAATCACTTTTGTGGCAGGAATTTATGGAATGAATTTCAAAAATATGCCCGAATTAGAATGGTACTATGGATATCCAGTGGCCATGGGAATCATGGTCGCCATATCCCTTGCGATTTATCTGTGGTTCAAAAGAAAAGGTTGGCTATAATAAGCCAACCTTTTTCTTTGCAGGGGTAACCACAAAATCTTTAAGATAGAATGGCTCGAAATAAGCAACATCCTCAAACTCTTTCCGCTGAAATTTATCAAAGGCCAATGGCGATAGAAAAGCCGCCGAAACTTTAAATCCGCTCAGCACATCCACGCGATCCGTTGCACTGAACAAATCTTCGAATTTATCCGCTCCCGAACCAAATAAATGGACGCGATGGTAGTTCAGCAATAATTCATTGAAATAACCAGCATCGATAATTTCTGCAGATGTTGCTCTCACCAACGTAGCATCATGACTATAAACTGCTGAATAGACTTCCATACGACGGGCATCGAGCATAGGAAGATAAGCTTCATCTTTTTTTAAACCAAATTGCCCCTTATACCCTAAAAACAACGCTTCTAACGTATTAATAGCAATCAAAGGTATATCTAAGGCATAACAGAGACCTTTGGCCGTAGACACCCCGATCCGCAAGCCTGTATACGAACCTGGTCCCATACTCACCGCGACAGCATTTAAATCCTGCATCTTTCGGTCTGTCTGTTTGAGAATCTCCTCAATCAAAATAGTCAATTTTGCCGCATGCGCATTCGGTTCATCGAGATCGATAACTTGTAGCGTTTGACCATTTTCACTCAAGGCAACCGAACATACAGTGGTTGACGTATCAATTTGTAAAATTAAATTAT
The DNA window shown above is from Sphingobacterium thalpophilum and carries:
- a CDS encoding CorA family divalent cation transporter — protein: MVRTIVEKEIANYEWIDIAEPTSEDFTFIKERFNLNEASIKDSKEPEHLPKIEEFENYTFVILRVMSDNFKENSDSIGEVTDRLTIFYGSDFVITVHKRRIEFLEKLKNIEFTSIKTKNSRKLAVFITTAAVFTFSQTLEQLSTRIDAYEELIFLKRMKQQPILKNLYFIKRQIDVARKVIFLYREVVEHFHSSSKKDVYTRDLKDLQVRTSTLYENLSENVAQLLNVYFNISSNHTNEIMRILTIFSVFFMPITFVAGIYGMNFKNMPELEWYYGYPVAMGIMVAISLAIYLWFKRKGWL
- a CDS encoding OmpH family outer membrane protein, which gives rise to MNTIFSIVSKVSFGLLLVGTIASCNQGAKTANEPAKNDSNTVSKESQGSNKDKIVYLNSDSLSEKYQYFKDIKSKLENKVKKAQTDLQSKSTAFQREVAEYQKNAATMSAPDRQATEQKLARKQDELARLDQTASSSIAKDESEEFNNVYNKITEFLKKHAAENGYKLVLTYSKTNPTVLYADPSLEITNEVIKQLNEEYKSSNK
- the tsaB gene encoding tRNA (adenosine(37)-N6)-threonylcarbamoyltransferase complex dimerization subunit type 1 TsaB — its product is MNNLILQIDTSTTVCSVALSENGQTLQVIDLDEPNAHAAKLTILIEEILKQTDRKMQDLNAVAVSMGPGSYTGLRIGVSTAKGLCYALDIPLIAINTLEALFLGYKGQFGLKKDEAYLPMLDARRMEVYSAVYSHDATLVRATSAEIIDAGYFNELLLNYHRVHLFGSGADKFEDLFSATDRVDVLSGFKVSAAFLSPLAFDKFQRKEFEDVAYFEPFYLKDFVVTPAKKKVGLL